In Dromiciops gliroides isolate mDroGli1 chromosome 4, mDroGli1.pri, whole genome shotgun sequence, one DNA window encodes the following:
- the NMT1 gene encoding glycylpeptide N-tetradecanoyltransferase 1 — translation MADESETAVKPPPPPPPPAPQLMEGNGNGHEHCSDCENEEENSYNRGGLSPANDSGAKKKKKKQKKKKEKSNETLDSAQDQPVKVNSLPAERIQEIQKAIELFSVGQGPAKTMEEASKRSYQFWDTQPVPKLGEVVNTHGPVEPDKDNIRQEPYTLPQGFTWDALDLGDRGVLKELYTLLNENYVEDDDNMFRFDYSPEFLLWALRPPGWLPQWHCGVRVISSKKLVGFISAIPASIHIYDTEKKMVEINFLCVHKKLRSKRVAPVLIREITRRVHLEGIFQAVYTAGVVLPKPVGTCRYWHRSLNPRKLIEVKFSHLSRNMTMQRTMKLYRLPETPKTSGLRPMEKKDIPVVHQLLTKYLKQFHLTPVMSQEEVEHWFFPQENIIDTFVVENADGEVTDFLSFYTLPSTIMNHPTHKSLKAAYSFYNVHTQTPLLDLMSDALVLAKLKGFDVFNALDLMENKTFLEKLKFGIGDGNLQYYLYNWKCPSMGAEKVGLVLQ, via the exons TGGTTTGAGTCCAGCCAATGACAGTGgagccaaaaagaagaaaaagaagcagaaaaagaagaaagaaaaaagcaatgaaaCATTGGATTCTGCCCAGGACCAGCCGGTGAAG GTGAACTCTTTACCAGCCGAGAGAATCCAGGAAATACAGAAAGCCATTGAGCTGTTCTCAGTAGGCCAAGGGCCTGCCAAAACGATGGAGGAGGCCAGCAAGCGCAGTTACCAGTTTTGGGACACCCAGCCTGTGCCTAAGCTCG GAGAAGTAGTGAATACCCATGGTCCTGTGGAACCTGACAAAGACAATATTCGTCAAGAGCCCTATACCCTGCCTCAGGGCTTCACCTGGGATGCCTTGGACCTAGGGGACCGAGGCGTG cTGAAAGAACTGTACACCCTCCTGAATGAAAACTATGTGGAAGATGATGACAATATGTTCCGATTTGATTACTCACCAGAGTTCCTTTTGTG GGCTCTTCGCCCGCCAGGCTGGCTTCCCCAGTGGCACTGTGGAGTCCGAGTCATCTCAAGCAAGAAACTGGTGGGCTTCATCAGTGCCATTCCTGCAAGCATCCACATCTACGACAC AGAGAAAAAGATGGTAGAGATCAACTTTCTGTGTGTCCACAAGAAATTGCGTTCCAAGCGGGTGGCACCAGTGCTGATTAGAGAGATCACCCGGAGAGTCCACTTGGAGGGCATCTTCCAGGCTGTTTACACTGCTGGGGTAGTACTACCCAAACCTGTTGGCACTTGCAG GTACTGGCACCGGTCCCTTAACCCACGGAAGTTGATTGAAGTGAAATTCTCACATTTGAGTAGGAACATGACCATGCAGCGCACCATGAAGTTATACCGACTACCAGAG ACTCCAAAAACGTCTGGTTTGCGGCCCATGGAAAAGAAGGACATTCCAGTGGTGCACCAACTCCTGACCAAGTACTTGAAGCAGTTCCACCTGACCCCCGTCATGAGCCAGGAAGAGGTGGAGCACTGGTTCTTCCCTCAGGAGAACATCATTGACACTTTTGTAGTGGAG aaTGCAGATGGTGAGGTGACGGACTTCCTGAGCTTCTACACTTTGCCCTCCACCATCATGAACCACCCGACCCACAAGAGCCTGAAAGCTGCTTATTCCTTTTACAATGTTCACACCCAGACCCCACTTCTAGACCTCATGAGTGACGCTCTGGTCCTCGCCAAATTG AAAGGATTTGATGTATTCAACGCACTGGATCTCatggaaaataaaacattcttGGAGAAGCTGAAATTTGGAATCGGAGATGGCAACCTGCAGTATTATCTCTACAATTGGAAGTGCCCTAGCATGGGAGCAGAGAAG GTTGGACTGGTGTTGCAGTAA